One window of the Actinomyces procaprae genome contains the following:
- a CDS encoding WhiB family transcriptional regulator — protein MDWRSQAACLTVDPELFFPVGNTGPAIAQIAEAKEVCARCEVVDTCLKWALENGQDAGVWGGMSEDERRSLKRRAARARRSS, from the coding sequence ATGGACTGGCGGAGCCAGGCAGCTTGTCTCACGGTTGACCCGGAACTCTTCTTCCCCGTCGGCAACACCGGCCCCGCGATCGCTCAGATCGCCGAGGCCAAGGAAGTCTGCGCCCGTTGCGAGGTGGTGGACACCTGCCTCAAGTGGGCGCTTGAAAACGGACAGGACGCTGGAGTCTGGGGCGGCATGAGCGAGGACGAGCGGCGGTCCCTCAAGCGCCGCGCCGCGCGCGCACGCCGTTCCTCCTGA
- a CDS encoding FtsK/SpoIIIE domain-containing protein produces MRTSSPVPPTPVRLSRSGGRAASGATGEAALAVTAARAALASSWHLAILSGDDAGLVIPLPERGTVGRDGVLTDQAVSRSHLRVRSTHRGVLVSDAGSANGVRVRRRWCWRSLGKRPRRCRAGTRLRLGDTVMELRPRPADLHSPQPPTAAQNRWLLLGSLLAVALLAGLAVITVRTGNRGALGALAVAPMGMMMVLRLLPMLNGRRGGGGSGTAGWRGRRSRTPDPASMLLAVAVRHPGGSGRSAAGAQSRDTEDIRAWTGARRRRTLLRVAAGDCIALTGPRALCAVRWWGAQVLARGFGEVRVDDDAVHVSWGPEGRRQEVAVSAAQSGARGGAARAVSVLPVRGRAPGLSRRWWQALVVAAGLPLPDAAGSGSADALPDTVRVEEVCPHLDRSLVRSHWQKASPVSLPAVLGVGAHGPVSVDLVRDGPHALLAGTTGSGKSELLISWLLQLAASLPPTALTLVLVDYKGGAAFGPLAELPHTAGVLTDLDPAGTHRALASLEAEVRRRERLLAQYHAKDISFLDPASAPARMVLVVDEFATLAAEHPEVLDALVRVAAQGRSLGIHLILATQRPGGAVSPTIRANTNLRVCLRVLDPADSRDVLGHDEAARLAAHPGRVFVSAGQDTRPQVLQAPWCGEERHLEALVGELAAAAGTTAPWRPWAPPLPARVRRAQAQALAASRDCAAAAPDRVVAESRPVPDGNWFTLLLTDLPEQQSLGTWEWSPADPLLVMGAPGCGRSTVVYSAAVGALSRGVCVHVCAQPRTPAERLAGLAGVGTVVGGDDPRRLTRLWSLAAAGALRGDLLVIDDVDVMLAAVDEALGPGEGRALLESLVRAAAPTGTGVLVAAPLTAANARWNVPLRRRLVLGAVQPAQASLAGLPRGVVTGTGPGRGVLLDGGQATPCQVVLPDADEDRAPGPGPRRLEEIPRLAPRAPGVWAVGGDRAAPVPTPAGSVLVVGPPGSGRSNAVAALARCAQAQADQDTPLIIDDLDLSEPTVQARVEAAVAQGRRVIASATTDRAAGSYRGPLAVLRERGAVVVLWPGLGPAAQAAGQQLRGSIDPRGATVPGRGVLVWRGSVTPLQVVADVDGGPVPHAALVGPDTGIQVGSAS; encoded by the coding sequence ATGCGCACCAGTTCTCCCGTACCACCCACCCCGGTGCGGCTGTCCCGGTCGGGCGGCCGTGCCGCCTCAGGCGCGACCGGGGAGGCCGCCCTTGCAGTGACCGCCGCCCGCGCGGCGCTGGCCTCCTCCTGGCACCTGGCCATCCTCTCCGGGGACGACGCGGGTCTCGTGATTCCACTGCCGGAACGGGGCACCGTGGGCCGTGATGGAGTGCTGACCGATCAGGCCGTCTCCAGGTCGCACCTGCGAGTGAGGTCGACGCACCGCGGCGTACTCGTGTCGGATGCCGGATCCGCCAACGGTGTTCGGGTGCGAAGGCGCTGGTGCTGGCGCTCCCTGGGGAAGCGTCCACGGCGCTGCCGGGCCGGGACGCGACTGCGGCTGGGAGACACGGTGATGGAGTTGCGCCCTCGCCCCGCCGATCTGCATTCGCCGCAGCCGCCCACGGCCGCCCAGAACCGGTGGCTGCTGCTCGGCTCACTGCTGGCCGTCGCGCTGCTGGCGGGACTGGCCGTGATCACAGTGCGTACCGGCAACCGCGGGGCGCTTGGGGCACTGGCGGTCGCCCCCATGGGAATGATGATGGTGCTGCGGCTACTGCCCATGCTCAACGGGCGCCGGGGCGGGGGCGGCTCGGGTACTGCGGGCTGGCGGGGACGCCGTTCCCGCACCCCCGACCCGGCGAGCATGCTGCTGGCGGTGGCGGTGCGACACCCGGGCGGGAGCGGGCGGTCCGCCGCCGGAGCACAGTCCCGGGATACGGAGGACATCCGGGCCTGGACCGGTGCCCGCCGCAGGCGGACGCTGCTGCGTGTGGCCGCGGGCGACTGCATCGCCCTGACTGGCCCGCGGGCACTGTGCGCGGTGCGCTGGTGGGGGGCGCAGGTGCTCGCGCGCGGGTTCGGCGAGGTACGGGTCGACGACGACGCCGTGCACGTCTCCTGGGGCCCGGAGGGAAGACGCCAGGAGGTTGCGGTGAGCGCGGCACAGTCCGGGGCCCGCGGTGGTGCTGCCCGTGCCGTCAGTGTGCTGCCCGTGCGCGGCCGCGCGCCGGGCCTGAGTCGGCGCTGGTGGCAGGCGCTGGTGGTGGCCGCGGGACTGCCCCTTCCGGACGCCGCAGGCTCCGGCTCCGCCGACGCGCTACCCGACACGGTGCGGGTGGAGGAGGTGTGCCCGCACCTAGACCGGTCTCTGGTGCGCAGCCACTGGCAGAAGGCGTCACCGGTCAGCCTGCCCGCGGTGCTGGGAGTCGGCGCGCACGGACCGGTGTCGGTGGACCTGGTGCGCGACGGGCCGCACGCACTGCTGGCAGGCACCACCGGCTCGGGCAAGTCGGAACTGCTCATCTCCTGGCTGCTGCAGCTGGCGGCATCCCTGCCGCCGACGGCGCTGACCCTGGTACTGGTGGACTATAAGGGCGGCGCCGCCTTCGGGCCGCTGGCGGAGCTGCCGCACACGGCGGGCGTCCTGACCGACCTGGACCCCGCGGGCACGCACCGCGCACTGGCGTCCCTGGAGGCTGAGGTGCGCCGCCGTGAGCGTCTGCTCGCCCAGTACCACGCGAAGGACATCTCCTTCCTGGACCCGGCTTCCGCGCCCGCGCGGATGGTGCTGGTGGTCGATGAGTTCGCGACGCTGGCGGCCGAGCACCCGGAGGTCCTTGACGCACTCGTGCGGGTGGCGGCTCAGGGCCGCAGCCTCGGTATCCATCTCATCCTGGCCACCCAGCGCCCCGGTGGCGCAGTCTCGCCCACGATCCGCGCCAACACGAATCTGCGGGTCTGTCTGCGCGTGCTGGATCCGGCCGACTCCCGGGATGTTCTGGGACACGACGAGGCGGCGCGCCTGGCGGCACATCCGGGCCGGGTGTTCGTGTCTGCCGGGCAGGACACGCGACCGCAGGTATTGCAGGCCCCGTGGTGCGGGGAGGAACGGCACCTGGAGGCACTGGTCGGCGAGCTGGCCGCCGCCGCAGGCACCACCGCGCCCTGGCGCCCCTGGGCGCCGCCGCTGCCGGCACGGGTGCGGCGGGCGCAGGCACAGGCCCTGGCGGCCTCCCGGGACTGTGCGGCGGCCGCCCCGGACCGGGTCGTGGCGGAGTCGAGGCCGGTACCGGACGGGAACTGGTTCACCCTGCTGCTGACCGACCTGCCTGAGCAGCAGAGCCTGGGAACCTGGGAATGGTCCCCGGCAGATCCGCTACTGGTCATGGGGGCGCCGGGCTGTGGACGGTCGACAGTCGTGTACTCGGCGGCGGTCGGCGCGCTGTCCCGCGGAGTCTGCGTGCACGTATGCGCTCAGCCGCGCACCCCCGCGGAGCGACTGGCCGGGTTGGCCGGGGTGGGCACAGTGGTGGGAGGTGATGATCCACGTCGGCTGACCCGGCTGTGGTCACTGGCGGCTGCCGGCGCTCTGCGCGGCGACCTGCTTGTCATCGACGACGTGGATGTCATGCTGGCCGCCGTCGACGAGGCGCTCGGCCCGGGTGAGGGACGGGCCCTGCTTGAGTCCCTCGTGCGCGCGGCGGCGCCCACCGGCACCGGGGTGCTGGTGGCCGCACCGCTGACGGCCGCCAATGCACGGTGGAACGTCCCGCTGCGACGTCGGCTGGTGCTCGGCGCCGTGCAGCCGGCTCAGGCCTCCCTGGCGGGGCTGCCGCGCGGCGTCGTCACGGGCACGGGCCCGGGACGGGGCGTACTGCTCGATGGTGGGCAGGCGACGCCCTGCCAGGTGGTCCTGCCCGATGCCGATGAGGACCGCGCGCCTGGTCCCGGTCCGCGTCGCCTGGAGGAGATACCCCGTCTGGCCCCCCGCGCCCCCGGGGTGTGGGCGGTGGGCGGGGACAGGGCCGCGCCGGTGCCGACGCCGGCAGGAAGCGTGCTCGTGGTCGGCCCGCCGGGATCCGGGCGCAGCAATGCGGTGGCGGCCCTGGCCCGTTGCGCGCAGGCGCAGGCCGACCAGGACACCCCACTGATAATCGACGACCTGGATCTGAGCGAGCCGACCGTACAGGCGCGGGTGGAGGCGGCGGTGGCTCAGGGCAGGCGCGTAATCGCCTCGGCGACCACCGACCGCGCCGCGGGCAGCTATCGGGGGCCGCTCGCCGTGCTGCGCGAGCGGGGCGCGGTAGTGGTGCTGTGGCCGGGGCTGGGGCCTGCCGCGCAGGCCGCGGGCCAGCAGCTGCGCGGCAGCATCGACCCCCGGGGAGCGACCGTGCCGGGACGCGGCGTGCTCGTGTGGCGCGGCTCCGTGACCCCGCTGCAGGTGGTTGCCGACGTAGACGGCGGGCCCGTCCCGCATGCCGCCTTAGTCGGCCCGGACACAGGCATACAGGTCGGTTCCGCAAGCTGA
- the ligA gene encoding NAD-dependent DNA ligase LigA — protein MSEARPATTAASAADLADVPAAVRSRWTELVRDIERARDAYYNAVDAQSPWSDAEYDALYRELESLEEAHPALRLPSSPTRSVGGRPTTDFAAAPHHERMYSLQDVFDLEEVEQWAQRMTAETGLADAELPMTAEVKIDGLAVALTYENGVLTRAATRGDGVVGEDVTGNVRTIASVPLVLAGDSHPALVEVRGEVYFPVQAFNEFNERRRTENLRREAEGRPHLQVFANPRNAAAGSLRQKNPAVTAARPLAMIAHGVGAITPAPGQQLPTAQHAWYELLAAWGLPVSPYNEVVRGRAQREAYIARYADHRHDLLHEIDGIVFKVDSRPLQDELGYTSRVPRWATAYKYPPEEVHTRLLDIDVQVGRTGRVTPFGIMEPVLVAGSRVSRATLHNATEVARKAVKIGDMVVLRKAGDVIPEIVGPVLERRDGSERDFVMPRHCPSCGTELAPAKEGDVDLRCPNTRSCPAQLTERVAHIGSRGALDVEGLGDEAASALTQPDAGRVEALAALAAGHLLETERGRLRLPAAELEALHPSERVGAAEDLLAEAGVGEQRPVLTGEAGLFDLTADDLREVSVYRPVMRRGQPTGDWRLLRFFWSKQTYTKDGAVKKPTAPGKNATAMLTQLEQARSRPLWRVLVALSVRHVGPTAARALATRFGSMNALRTASAEDLAQVDGVGPTIAAAWKDWLETDWHQRILERWEAAGVRMEDDSDQEEATPQTLAGLTVVVTGTLQNFTRDGAKEAIVARGGKAAGSVSKRTSYVVVGENAGSKETRARELGLPVLDESGFEALLAGGPAALAAGS, from the coding sequence ATGAGCGAAGCCCGCCCCGCAACCACAGCCGCGTCCGCCGCCGATCTTGCAGACGTACCCGCTGCCGTGCGCTCCCGTTGGACCGAACTCGTTCGGGACATAGAACGCGCCCGCGACGCCTACTACAACGCCGTGGACGCCCAGAGCCCCTGGTCCGACGCCGAGTACGACGCGCTGTACCGCGAGTTGGAGTCCCTTGAGGAAGCCCATCCCGCACTGCGGCTGCCGTCCTCGCCCACCCGCTCCGTGGGCGGCCGCCCGACCACGGACTTCGCCGCGGCACCCCATCACGAGCGCATGTACTCCCTGCAAGACGTGTTCGACCTTGAGGAAGTGGAGCAGTGGGCCCAGCGCATGACGGCGGAGACCGGCCTGGCCGATGCCGAGCTGCCGATGACCGCCGAGGTCAAGATTGACGGCCTGGCGGTCGCCCTGACGTACGAGAATGGCGTCCTGACCCGCGCCGCCACCCGGGGCGACGGCGTCGTGGGGGAGGACGTCACCGGTAACGTCCGCACCATCGCCTCCGTGCCGCTGGTACTGGCTGGCGATTCCCATCCGGCACTGGTGGAGGTGCGCGGCGAGGTGTACTTCCCGGTGCAGGCCTTCAACGAGTTCAACGAGCGCCGTCGCACCGAGAACCTCCGCCGCGAGGCGGAAGGACGCCCACACCTGCAGGTATTCGCCAATCCCCGCAACGCCGCCGCCGGCTCCCTGCGCCAGAAGAACCCGGCGGTCACCGCCGCCCGTCCACTGGCCATGATCGCCCACGGCGTCGGCGCCATTACCCCGGCCCCCGGCCAGCAGCTGCCGACCGCCCAGCACGCCTGGTATGAGCTGCTGGCCGCCTGGGGACTGCCGGTGTCCCCCTATAACGAGGTCGTCCGCGGCCGTGCCCAGCGTGAGGCCTACATCGCCCGCTATGCCGACCACCGCCACGACCTGCTGCATGAGATCGACGGCATCGTGTTCAAGGTCGACTCCCGCCCGCTGCAGGATGAGCTGGGATACACCTCCCGGGTGCCGCGCTGGGCCACGGCCTACAAGTACCCGCCCGAGGAGGTGCACACCCGCCTGCTCGACATCGACGTCCAGGTCGGCCGCACGGGTCGCGTGACCCCCTTCGGGATCATGGAGCCCGTGCTCGTCGCGGGTTCGCGCGTCTCCCGGGCCACTCTTCACAACGCCACCGAGGTTGCGCGCAAGGCGGTCAAGATCGGCGACATGGTAGTGCTGCGCAAGGCCGGCGACGTCATCCCCGAGATCGTCGGCCCGGTTCTCGAACGGCGTGACGGCTCCGAGCGCGACTTCGTCATGCCACGCCACTGCCCGTCCTGCGGCACGGAACTGGCACCCGCCAAGGAGGGCGACGTCGACCTGCGCTGCCCCAATACCCGCTCCTGCCCCGCACAGCTGACCGAGCGCGTTGCCCACATCGGCTCCCGCGGCGCCCTGGACGTCGAGGGACTGGGCGACGAGGCGGCGTCAGCACTGACACAGCCCGACGCCGGACGCGTCGAGGCGCTGGCCGCACTCGCCGCCGGGCACCTGCTTGAGACCGAACGCGGACGCCTGCGGCTGCCCGCCGCCGAACTGGAGGCGCTGCACCCCTCCGAACGGGTCGGGGCCGCCGAGGACCTGCTCGCCGAGGCCGGGGTGGGCGAGCAGCGGCCGGTGCTGACGGGCGAGGCCGGCCTGTTCGACCTGACGGCCGATGACCTGCGTGAGGTGTCCGTCTACCGGCCCGTCATGCGCCGCGGCCAGCCCACCGGTGACTGGCGGCTGCTGCGCTTCTTCTGGTCCAAGCAGACCTACACCAAGGACGGCGCGGTCAAGAAGCCGACTGCCCCCGGCAAGAACGCCACGGCCATGCTCACACAGCTGGAGCAGGCCAGGAGCAGGCCCCTGTGGCGAGTGCTGGTGGCCCTGTCCGTGCGGCACGTGGGACCCACGGCCGCCCGGGCGCTGGCGACCCGCTTCGGCTCCATGAACGCGCTGCGGACAGCTTCAGCGGAGGACCTGGCGCAGGTGGACGGCGTCGGCCCCACCATCGCAGCCGCGTGGAAGGACTGGCTGGAGACCGACTGGCACCAGCGGATACTTGAGCGCTGGGAGGCCGCCGGAGTACGCATGGAGGACGACTCCGACCAGGAGGAGGCCACGCCACAGACGCTGGCCGGCCTCACCGTGGTTGTCACCGGCACTTTGCAGAACTTCACCAGGGACGGTGCCAAGGAGGCGATTGTCGCCCGGGGCGGCAAGGCCGCAGGGAGCGTTTCAAAGCGGACCAGCTACGTCGTCGTCGGCGAGAACGCCGGGTCCAAGGAGACCAGGGCGCGGGAGCTGGGGCTGCCCGTGCTGGACGAGTCCGGCTTCGAGGCCTTGCTGGCCGGCGGCCCCGCGGCGCTCGCGGCGGGCTCCTGA
- a CDS encoding L,D-transpeptidase, with the protein MHSDKLPTGRVPEETDESSTPAGGPADTDAAPETVLRTPYGESSAVVRTSIMATAGSAPSASTPAAAAVQAPPADQPEQTAPLAPVPDAPEAATPATADSPEAPESAPTPRTADSAPEAAAATPATADRRSRRRRRWALSGVAAVALLLGAGGYAYADHYADVAVPGTTVAGTDVSGMSRAEITKTIKTRADAATVSITGDAEATATLSDLGTTVDAEATATAAMARSAGVIDRFKALLGSADIAVVTTVDDAVLQDYADGLVPDDQSKARNASIALDAEATAFEVTASSEGLSIDTSALAQAAAAAAASLDSASVDVTYENTLPAVSDDDAQEVADTANEWITQDVTITTADGTGSYTADAATKASWISVTESLDAAPTLSIDSTKVAQWVDAQATDANVTPVVGQRNVNSAGDVVATSVEAVAGQTVNNAEAITNGIAESLSSSRAYAGSFEMTTSEEQWEERQIANGAENLVYQAADGEKWVDINLSTKTVTAYEGATVVRGPVYVVDGAAATPTVTGTYHVYLKYETQTMRGQNADGTEYETENVPWISYFYQGYALHGAPWRSSWGFSGSHGCLNMPVDEAKWFYDWSEIGTTVVSHY; encoded by the coding sequence ATGCACAGCGACAAGCTCCCCACCGGGCGGGTCCCGGAGGAGACAGACGAGTCGTCGACACCGGCCGGCGGACCCGCTGACACCGATGCTGCTCCTGAGACAGTCCTGAGGACCCCTTACGGCGAGTCCTCCGCAGTCGTCCGCACCTCGATCATGGCAACCGCGGGCTCCGCGCCCAGCGCGAGCACTCCGGCAGCTGCCGCCGTGCAGGCGCCTCCAGCAGACCAGCCCGAGCAGACCGCCCCCCTGGCGCCGGTGCCGGACGCCCCCGAGGCGGCGACGCCCGCCACCGCCGACTCACCGGAGGCCCCCGAGTCCGCCCCGACGCCCCGCACCGCGGACTCCGCGCCGGAGGCCGCCGCGGCGACGCCCGCCACCGCCGACCGGCGCTCCCGGCGACGCCGCCGCTGGGCCCTGTCGGGCGTGGCCGCAGTGGCACTGCTTCTGGGTGCGGGCGGCTACGCCTATGCCGACCACTACGCCGACGTCGCAGTGCCGGGAACCACGGTGGCCGGGACCGACGTGTCCGGGATGAGTCGCGCTGAGATCACCAAGACGATCAAGACCAGGGCCGACGCCGCCACGGTGAGTATCACGGGCGACGCCGAGGCCACCGCCACGCTGAGCGACTTGGGCACCACAGTCGACGCCGAGGCCACCGCCACCGCGGCCATGGCCCGCAGCGCCGGAGTCATCGACCGCTTCAAGGCCCTGCTGGGAAGCGCCGACATCGCAGTGGTCACCACCGTCGATGACGCGGTGCTTCAGGACTACGCAGACGGTCTCGTCCCCGACGACCAGTCCAAGGCCCGCAACGCATCCATCGCCCTTGACGCCGAAGCCACCGCCTTCGAGGTCACCGCCTCCAGCGAGGGCCTGAGCATTGATACGAGCGCCCTGGCCCAGGCGGCCGCCGCGGCGGCCGCGTCTCTCGACTCCGCATCCGTGGACGTCACCTACGAGAACACCCTCCCCGCCGTGTCTGACGACGACGCCCAGGAAGTGGCGGACACCGCCAACGAGTGGATCACGCAAGACGTCACGATCACCACTGCGGACGGGACGGGCTCCTATACGGCCGACGCCGCGACCAAGGCCTCCTGGATCTCCGTAACGGAGAGCCTCGACGCCGCACCGACACTGTCGATCGACAGCACAAAGGTGGCGCAGTGGGTTGACGCGCAGGCGACCGACGCCAATGTCACGCCGGTGGTCGGGCAGCGGAACGTCAACTCCGCCGGCGACGTCGTCGCCACCAGTGTTGAAGCGGTCGCCGGCCAGACGGTCAACAATGCCGAGGCGATCACCAATGGGATCGCCGAGTCGCTCTCCAGCAGCCGGGCATACGCCGGCAGTTTCGAGATGACGACGAGTGAGGAGCAGTGGGAGGAGCGCCAGATCGCCAACGGCGCCGAGAACCTCGTGTACCAGGCCGCCGACGGGGAGAAGTGGGTAGACATCAACCTGTCGACCAAGACCGTGACCGCCTATGAGGGGGCAACCGTGGTCCGCGGCCCGGTGTACGTGGTCGACGGCGCCGCCGCCACTCCCACCGTCACCGGCACCTACCACGTGTACCTGAAGTACGAGACCCAGACCATGCGCGGGCAGAACGCCGACGGCACGGAATACGAGACCGAGAACGTCCCCTGGATCTCCTACTTCTACCAGGGCTATGCCCTGCACGGCGCCCCCTGGCGCTCCAGCTGGGGATTCTCCGGGTCGCACGGCTGCCTGAACATGCCGGTGGACGAGGCCAAGTGGTTCTACGACTGGTCCGAGATCGGCACCACGGTGGTCAGCCACTACTGA
- the gatC gene encoding Asp-tRNA(Asn)/Glu-tRNA(Gln) amidotransferase subunit GatC, whose protein sequence is MSAISKDEVIRVAELARVALSKEEVARLAGELDAVASAFARVTSVVTPDLPATSHPVPLTNVMREDVPGPTLDVEELLAGAPAAEDSAFLVPRILGEDSAS, encoded by the coding sequence ATGTCTGCCATTTCCAAGGATGAGGTCATCCGCGTCGCGGAGCTCGCGCGCGTGGCCCTGAGCAAGGAGGAGGTCGCGCGCCTGGCCGGCGAGCTGGACGCCGTCGCCTCCGCCTTCGCCCGGGTCACCAGCGTGGTCACCCCCGATCTGCCCGCCACTTCGCACCCAGTCCCGCTCACCAACGTGATGCGGGAGGACGTCCCCGGCCCGACCCTCGACGTCGAGGAGCTACTCGCCGGCGCTCCAGCCGCAGAGGACTCCGCGTTCCTCGTGCCCCGCATTCTTGGAGAGGACTCCGCATCGTGA
- the gatA gene encoding Asp-tRNA(Asn)/Glu-tRNA(Gln) amidotransferase subunit GatA: MVRATAAQQAAALAAGELSSRELTRAHLDRIAAVDGAIGAFLDVDADKALADADAADAARREAAADGASVPELTGVPTAVKDLIVTRGQVTTAASRILEGWVPPYDATLVKNLRAAHLPILGKTNLDEFAMGGSTEHSAFGRTANPWDLGRIPGGSSGGSAAAVGAFEAPTAVGTDTGGSIRQPAAVTGTVGVKPTYGTVSRFGVIAMASSLDTPGPMARTVLDAALLHDVIASYDPLDSTSLPDAPRGMADVVRAAQAGADLTGLRVGVIAELDGGEGYHAGVVDSFHTALELLEEAGAAVETVSLPHLEYALDAYYLIMPAEASSNLARYDGMRYGLRVEPAEGPVTAETVMAATRGAGFGDEVKRRIILGTHVLSAGYYDAYYGSAQKVRTLVQRDFAAAWQRADVLVSPTAPVTAYRFGEKDDPLAMYKLDVTTIPANLAGVPAMSLPSGLSDDGLPVGFQVLAPQRADDRLYRVGAVLEAMLEKKWGGHLLAQAPELEVK; this comes from the coding sequence CTGGTGCGGGCGACGGCGGCGCAGCAGGCCGCCGCGCTGGCTGCGGGGGAGCTCTCCTCCCGCGAGCTGACCCGTGCCCACCTGGACCGGATCGCCGCGGTTGACGGCGCGATCGGGGCCTTCCTCGATGTGGACGCCGACAAGGCCCTGGCCGATGCCGACGCCGCCGATGCCGCCCGCCGGGAGGCCGCCGCCGACGGTGCGTCCGTGCCCGAGCTGACCGGTGTGCCGACGGCGGTGAAGGACCTGATCGTCACGCGCGGGCAGGTCACCACCGCCGCCTCCAGGATCCTGGAGGGCTGGGTGCCGCCCTACGACGCGACCCTGGTGAAGAATCTGCGCGCCGCACACCTGCCGATCCTGGGCAAGACCAACCTGGATGAATTCGCCATGGGCGGCTCCACCGAGCACTCCGCCTTCGGCCGTACCGCCAATCCCTGGGACCTCGGCCGCATCCCCGGCGGCTCCTCCGGCGGTTCCGCCGCGGCGGTGGGTGCATTCGAGGCGCCCACCGCGGTCGGCACCGACACCGGTGGGTCAATTCGCCAGCCCGCCGCCGTCACCGGCACCGTGGGAGTCAAGCCGACCTATGGCACGGTTTCGCGCTTCGGTGTGATCGCCATGGCCTCCTCGCTGGATACTCCCGGTCCCATGGCCCGCACGGTGCTCGACGCCGCCCTCCTGCACGACGTAATCGCCTCCTACGACCCGCTCGACTCCACCTCCCTGCCGGACGCCCCGCGCGGCATGGCCGACGTGGTGCGTGCCGCGCAGGCCGGTGCGGACCTGACCGGGTTGCGTGTCGGTGTGATCGCCGAGCTCGACGGCGGGGAGGGCTACCACGCCGGCGTCGTCGACTCCTTCCACACCGCCCTGGAACTGCTTGAGGAGGCCGGCGCTGCGGTTGAGACCGTCTCCCTGCCGCACCTGGAGTACGCGCTCGACGCCTACTACCTGATCATGCCCGCAGAGGCGTCGTCGAACCTTGCCCGCTACGACGGCATGCGCTACGGCCTGCGGGTTGAGCCGGCCGAAGGACCGGTCACGGCAGAGACCGTCATGGCGGCCACACGCGGTGCCGGCTTCGGCGACGAGGTAAAGCGTCGCATCATTCTGGGCACGCATGTGCTGTCCGCCGGGTATTACGACGCCTACTACGGCTCGGCGCAGAAGGTGCGCACCCTGGTGCAGCGGGACTTCGCCGCGGCCTGGCAGCGGGCGGACGTGCTGGTGTCCCCGACGGCGCCGGTCACTGCCTACCGCTTCGGGGAGAAGGACGATCCGCTGGCCATGTACAAGCTGGACGTCACGACTATTCCTGCCAACCTCGCCGGGGTGCCGGCCATGAGCCTGCCCTCGGGCCTGAGCGACGACGGCCTGCCCGTCGGCTTCCAGGTCCTGGCGCCGCAGCGCGCCGATGACCGGCTGTATCGGGTCGGTGCGGTCCTGGAGGCGATGTTGGAGAAGAAGTGGGGCGGCCACCTGCTTGCGCAGGCCCCCGAACTGGAGGTGAAGTGA